The following proteins are co-located in the Leptospira weilii genome:
- a CDS encoding motility protein A, with product MNPTFIGLSVAFLSVLIAISLEGAHFLSFFKISALLLIIGGTAGATFASFSLEQIKDLILNLQTAVFPRRKPPLGELFLDFAEQARKNGLLSLEDNLKSIQDPFLQRGIQLIVDGTDPRAVEEILFESALAMEDKEANSAKILETAGGFSPTVGIIGTVMGLVGVLENLGAGTRALGEGIATAFIATFYGIAFANLLFFPLANRIRSWSKEQSDRRQAIIRGVIALQSGDNRRILMERMTPFIG from the coding sequence ATGAATCCCACTTTCATTGGTCTTTCCGTCGCTTTTTTATCCGTTTTGATTGCGATTTCTTTGGAAGGCGCGCATTTTCTTTCCTTCTTTAAAATCTCCGCTCTTCTTCTCATTATCGGGGGAACGGCGGGCGCGACCTTTGCGAGCTTTTCCCTCGAACAAATCAAAGATCTCATCTTGAATCTTCAGACCGCGGTTTTTCCAAGACGTAAACCCCCTCTTGGCGAACTCTTTTTGGATTTTGCGGAACAAGCTCGTAAAAACGGCCTACTTTCCCTTGAAGATAATCTTAAATCTATCCAAGATCCGTTTCTTCAGAGAGGAATCCAACTGATTGTGGACGGAACCGACCCTCGCGCGGTGGAGGAAATTCTTTTTGAGTCCGCTCTCGCTATGGAAGACAAAGAAGCGAACTCTGCCAAGATCTTGGAAACTGCGGGAGGGTTTTCTCCTACGGTGGGAATCATCGGAACCGTTATGGGCCTTGTGGGAGTATTAGAGAATTTAGGCGCGGGCACTCGGGCGCTCGGAGAAGGGATTGCCACCGCGTTCATTGCCACTTTCTACGGAATCGCATTCGCAAATCTTCTCTTTTTTCCTCTGGCCAATCGAATCAGGTCTTGGTCTAAGGAACAATCGGATCGTAGACAAGCGATTATTCGGGGAGTTATCGCTCTTCAAAGTGGGGACAATCGAAGAATTCTTATGGAAAGGATGACTCCGTTTATAGGTTGA
- a CDS encoding MBL fold metallo-hydrolase, with translation MPAYEKEVFPGLYTIDCDYISPGVACAYLVVEGEEAAFVENNTNHAVPILLEELRKIGRKPEDVKYIIITHVHLDHAGGTGLLAKYCTNATILAHPKAAPHLINPERLIQSSIQVYGEDNFKKLYGEILPVPKERVKSPEDEEEIRWGNRIFKFYYTRGHANHHFCIHDSLSNGIFTGDSFGLGYKDFAVGKNPILYPSTTPTDFNSEEAMDTVDKILSTGADKAYLTHFGVWKDLESGARQMKQGLHAMQNILSSGERSGLEGDALLEFCTGRVRAYLERELSTQGILLGKKEEMLLEFDSKINAQGLVFQIERKKRR, from the coding sequence ATGCCAGCTTATGAGAAGGAAGTTTTTCCCGGTTTATATACGATCGACTGCGATTACATCTCGCCGGGAGTCGCGTGCGCTTATCTGGTAGTCGAGGGTGAAGAGGCGGCCTTTGTGGAAAACAACACGAATCACGCAGTCCCTATTTTGCTCGAAGAATTGCGTAAAATCGGACGCAAACCAGAAGACGTAAAATACATTATTATCACTCACGTTCATCTGGATCACGCGGGAGGCACGGGATTGTTGGCAAAATACTGCACCAATGCGACGATCCTAGCGCATCCAAAAGCGGCTCCGCACCTCATCAATCCCGAAAGATTGATTCAAAGTTCGATTCAAGTTTACGGAGAAGATAACTTTAAAAAGTTATACGGAGAAATTCTTCCCGTTCCCAAAGAAAGAGTAAAAAGTCCCGAAGACGAAGAAGAAATCAGATGGGGAAATAGGATATTCAAATTTTATTATACAAGAGGACATGCAAATCATCATTTTTGCATCCATGATTCCTTAAGCAACGGAATATTTACGGGTGATTCTTTCGGACTCGGATATAAGGATTTTGCCGTCGGAAAAAATCCGATTCTATATCCTTCCACGACCCCCACCGATTTCAATTCGGAAGAGGCGATGGATACGGTGGATAAAATTCTTTCCACAGGTGCGGATAAAGCCTATCTTACGCATTTCGGAGTTTGGAAGGATTTGGAATCCGGCGCACGCCAGATGAAACAGGGTTTGCACGCGATGCAGAATATCCTTTCCTCCGGAGAAAGGTCCGGACTGGAAGGAGACGCCTTGCTCGAATTTTGCACGGGGCGGGTAAGGGCTTATTTGGAAAGGGAGCTTTCAACTCAAGGAATCCTCTTGGGGAAAAAAGAGGAAATGCTTCTCGAATTCGATTCTAAAATCAACGCACAAGGTTTAGTCTTCCAAATCGAAAGGAAAAAACGAAGGTAA